From the Streptococcus sanguinis genome, the window GCCTTTTGGTATTTACTTCCAGGACTCCATGGCTAAAAAACTGGATAAGGGCGCAGAAATCACAGCTGTCGCGGCCATTGTAGAGCATAATACTTCGGGCATTATTTCAAAGAAGTCTGCAGGGATTACAGGGCCTAAGGATCTGGTTGGGAAGAAATATGGCACCTGGAATGATCCAGTGGAGCTAGGCATGCTCAAAACTTTGGTTGAAAGCCAAGGCGGCCAGTTTGATGAAGTGGAAAAAGTTCCCAACAACGATTCCAACTCCATTACGCCGATTGAAAATGGTTTGTTTGATGCAGCCTGGATTTATCATGGCTGGGATGGTATCATGGCAGAGACTCAAGGCATGGACACGAATTTCTTTTACATGAAGGACTATGTCAAGGAATTTGACTATTATTCTCCAGTGATTATTGCTAATAATGACTATCTGAAGAAGAATCCGGACGAGGCGAAAAAGGTCCTGCAGGCTATCAAGAAGGGTTATCAATATGCCATGGAGCATCCTGAAGAAGCGGCGGATATTTTAATCAAGCATGCGCCAGAGTTGAAAAATAAGCGTGACATTGTCTTGGCTTCCCAAAAATATCTGTCTGAGCAATATGCATCGGATAAGGACAAGTGGGGTCAGTTTGAGGCTAGCCGCTGGAATGCCTTTTACAAATGGGCCAAGGATAAGGGTATCGTGGACAATGACTTGAGTGACAAGGGATTTAGCAACGATTATATAAAATAATGACAGAAATTAAACTTGAAAATGTAAGCTATGCTTATGATGAGCAGCAGATTTTGAAAGATATCAGCCTACAGGTAGAAGCAGGCCAGGTCGTAGCGATTTTGGGACCTAGCGGAGTCGGGAAAACTACCCTCTTTAATCTAATTGCTGGGATTTTGGAGGTCCAGTCGGGTAGGATTGTCCTAGACGGGCAGGAAAATCCCAAGGGCCGGGTGAGTTATATGCTGCAGAAGGACTTGCTGCTGGAGCACAAGACGGTGCTAGGCAATGTCATCTTGCCCCTCTTAATCCGAAAAGTATCAAAAAAGGAAGCGACGGAGCAGGCAACCCAGATTTTGAAGGAGTTTGGACTCTTTGATGTGGCAGATAAGTATCCACATGAGCTGAGCGGGGGGATGCGGCAGCGCGTGGCTCTGCTACGGACCTATATGTTCGGTCACAGGCTATTTCTTCTGGACGAGGCCTTTAGTGCTCTGGATGAGCTGACTAAGATGGAGCTGCACGCTTGGTATCTGGATATTCATCGTAGGCTGGGTCTGACGACTCTTCTCATTACTCATAGCATTGAGGAAGCTCTGGCTCTCAGCGACCATATCTATATTCTGAAAAATCGGCCTGGGCAAATTGTTGCAGATCTCCAACTGACTTGGTCAGACAGTGAGGATAAGGAACTGCAGAAGTTACGATACAAGCAGGAGATTTTGAAGATTTTGGGAGTGTGAAGCAACTGTCGGAATTCCTTTGCTTTCAAGAAACAACCTAAATCAAGCCTTTTGGCTTGATTTTTTGCATAAGTCCCTTTACTTTTGACTTTATTCATGGTACAATAGCCTTTGTGTGAAATAGCAGCAGGAAAGCATGGAGCTCGTCAACAGAACATCAGCTATAAAAGTAGCCTTAGCTGTTTGGGCGAAAATGTTCTGCACGAATCAGGGCTTTCTAAGTGACTATTTCCTCGAAAATATTTTACAGGAGGACATTTTTATGTCACGTTATACAGGACCATCTTGGAAACAAGCTCGTCGTTTGGGTCTTTCTCTTACTGGTACAGGTAAAGAATTGGCTCGCCGTAACTATGTACCTGGTCAACATGGACCAAACAACCGCAGCAAATTGTCAGAATACGGTTTACAATTGGCTGAAAAACAAAAACTTCGTTTCACTTACGGTGTAGGTGAAAAACAATTCCGTAACTTGTTTGTTCAAGCTTCAAAAATCAAAGAAGGAATCCTTGGTTTCAACTTCATGCTTCTCTTGGAGCGTCGCTTGGATAATGTTGTTTACCGTCTTGGTCTTGCGACTACTCGTCGTCAAGCTCGTCAATTCGTAAACCATGGGCACATCCTTGTTGACGGCAAACGCGTTGATATCCCATCATACCGCGTAACTCCAGGTCAAGTGATCTCAGTTCGCGAGAAATCATTGAAAGTGCCTGCAATCCTTGAAGCTGTTGAAGCAACTCTTGGACGTCCAGCATTCGTATCATTTGATGCTGAAAAATTAGAAGGTTCATTGACTCGCCTTCCAGAGCGCGACGAAATCAACCCAGAAATCAACGAAGCACTTATCGTTGAATTCTACAACAAAATGCTTTAATTTGTATTTGTTCAGAAGCCGGGAAACCGGCTTCTTTTTTATACTCTCAATGAACTAATAAAGCTGATTCTAACTAAGAATAGGTCGAAAAGAGGCAGCTGTTTTTCAGAAATTGGTTGATTTCTTTCTGCTCCTATCCAATCAGGTGTGACATTTTGTAAAGATTTTTTCCAGCTTTTTTACGGAAGATTTACTGAAATGGTGTATAATGGGAACAAGACACAAACAGAAAATTATATGAAAGGAGTAGCGATGAAGGTTCTAGTGACAGGAGCGACTGGCTTTCTAGGAAAGTATGTTGTTGAAGAGCTGGCTGAACAAGGCTATCAGGTGCGAGCTTTTGGTCGTAATCTGAAGGCTGGTCGGCAGTTAGAAGGTCCTTTAGTAGAGTTTTTTGCTGGTGATTTTACCAGAGAAGAAGAAATTTTTGCAGCCTGCGAAGGAGTGGATGCAGTGGTACACGCTGGTGCTCTCTCAACGATTTGGGGACCATGGGAGCAGTTTTATCAGACCAATGTAGTAGGAACCAAGTTGGTTATGGAAGCCTGCCGGCATTTTGGAATGCAAAGACTGGTCTATATTTCCTCCCCAAGTGTTTATGCTGCTGCGCGTGATCAACTTGCTATTAAAGAAGAGGCTGCTCCTCAGGAAAACGAGCTGAATTTTTATATCAAAAGCAAGCTCATGGCTGAGCGGATTGTCCGAAGTTATCCTCAAGTTCCATCGGTTATCTTGCGTCCAAGAGGGCTTTTTGGTATTGGGGATACCAGTATCTTTCCTAGGATTCTGCGCTTAAGCCAAAAACTGGCGATTCCACTCATCAGAAATGGCCAGCAAATGATGGACATGACCTGTGTGGAAAATGTGGCCTTTGCTGTTCGACTGGCTTTGGAAATTCCAGAAGCGCAAGGACAGGTTTACAATATTACCAACGGAGAATCCCGTAGTTTCAAGGATATGCTGGATGAAGCTTTAGATGGTTTACAGGTTCGTAAACGTTATGTTAAGTTACCTGCTGCTTTTCTAGGTATTCTGGCACAGGGTTTTGAAAGCTTTTATCGCTTCTTTCACATTGAAAAAGAGCCACCTTTGACTCTTTACACTTATTACTTAATGCGTTACAGTCAAACGCTGGATATATCAGCAGCAGTAAGAGATTTGGGCTATCAACCCAAGTTGACAATCAGTGAAGGGATTGCAAAATATGTCCAACATTATCGAGAAAATTGAGTATCTTCACCCTGGGCGCTGCAGCAGTCACTTGCAGCAGATGTTTAAGGGAGTTGCCAAGAAAAAAATGATTTTTCCAGCTGGTGTTTTCCTCTTGAAGCATCGTGAGCAAGGCTATATTCTCTACGACACTGGCTATTCTCCAGCTATTCTGAAGCCCAATTTTAAATACTGGCTTTATGGTCTGGGAACGCCTGTTGATATGTCAGAAGAGGAGCGTGTAGATCGTCTGCTTGAGCAAAAAGGAATTGCGCCAGAAGATATTTCTTATGTCATCTTGTCGCACTTGCATCCAGATCACATCGGCGGAGCCGCTTTCTTTCCCAAGGCCCGCTTCATTCTGACCAAGACCGTTTTCAAAACGTATCAGCATGCCAAACTGAAGGATTTGATTTTTAAGGAATTTCTTCCGCAGGATTTTGAGAGTCGGTTGGAAGTAGTGGAACCTCAGCAGGTCCAAGCAGCATTCCTCTATCGTAAGACAGTTGACTTGTTTGGGGATGGCAGTATATATCTGGCTTCAGTTGATGGCCATGCTGCTGGGCAAGCTTGTCTCTTTTTGCCAGATTATCATCTGTTTATCGGAGCTGATTTGTGCTGGGGCGTGGATCTGTTGCCGTATACAGAGCAGATGCGTTTCTTGCCGTCACTGATCCAGAATAACAAGGAAGAATATATGGCCGGTGTGGCCTTACTTCGGCAGTTGCTTGCTGTCGGTTATCAGGTGCTAGTCAGCCATGATCCGGCTGAGAGAGCGGAGCAGATTTTGTATGAAACTAGGAACATTTCTAAAAACCTTTAGCGTCATGCGCTGGGGGCATCGATTTAAAGACCGACAGGCATTAGAACGCTATCAAGTCAAGGCTTTAGCAATCTATCGGGAATTTCTGCAGCAGGAATCGCCTTATTTTAAATCAGGCATTCCAGCAGATTTTAAGATGAATAAGGCCTTTATGATGGAGCATTTCAATGAGCTCAATACTCAGGGGCTGGATCGTGATGAGTTACTAGCCTTGGCTCTGGAGAGCGAGCGGACACGTGATTTCAGCCCCATGATAGGAGAAATTGCTGTTGGCCTGTCTTCAGGAACATCTGGTCACCGAGGCTTGTTTGTCACCACTGAAAAGGAGCGCAGTATGTGGGCGGCAGCTATCTTGGCCAAGATGCTGCCTAAAGGCAAACTCTTTGGACATAAAATAGCCTTCTTTCTTCGGGCAGATAACCAACTCTATCAGACTGTCAATTCAGGCTTGATTTCTCTGGAGTATTTTGATACTTTTCAGGGAGCCGAAGAGCATGTAGAGCGTTTGAATGCTTACCAGCCAACGATTTTGGTAGCGCCAGCATCAATGCTCTTGGAGCTGGCAAAACAAGTCCAGGCAGGGAATTTGCAGATTGCCCCTAGCAAAGTCGTATCAGTGGCAGAAATTTTGGAAGAGCCAGATCAGCAGAGTATTCAAGAAGGATTTGGTCTAAAAAAGGTGGATCAGGTTTACCAAGCGACCGAGGGCTTTTTAGCCTGCAGCTGTGCCTACGGTAATCTTCATCTAAATGAAGACATTGTCCATGTAGATAAGCACTACTTGGATGATAGGCGCTTTTACCCAATTATTACGGATTTCAAGCGGACTTCTCAGCCAATTTTTCAATATGAGTTGAATGATATCTTGGTAGAAAATCCTGAACCTTGCCCCTGCGGTTCGGTCTTTACACGGATTGATAGGATTGAGGGCCGGTCGGATGATATTTTCATGTTTGAAAATGCTGCAGGTCAGTCGGTGGAGGTCTTTCCAGACTTTATCCGCCGTTGTCTGCTCTTGGTTGATGGGATTGGAGAATATCAAGTCGCTCAGAAAAAGGACTACTCGCTGACCATTGCTATCGAACATCGTAGTCAGCAGCGAGAAGACGAGATTATCCAGCAGTTTCAGAATTTGGCGACTGATAAAGACTTTCTTATACCGGCTATTTCTTTTGAAGATTATCAGCGGGACAGAAGCCGTAAGTTGAAACGTATCTATCGGGCTTAAGAATGCTCCAAGTGGAAAAACATATGAATCAGAGGCTGAAGTGCTTTGGCAGTTTACCTAGCTATTGAGCAGCCCCAAGTCTGACAAGAAGGAGTTTAATATGACAGCAGTAAAGAATCATATAAAGATTGTTGGTTATGGTACGCATCTACCTAGAAATACTGTGACTTTTAAGGATCAGACCCGTTATCGAGTGGTGGAAAATGAAGAAACCCAGCTTTCCATGGCTGTTAAGGCGATTGAAAAAGCCCTAGAGCAAGCGGGCTTGACAATCAAAGACATCGATTGTATCGTGTCAGCCAGTGCGGTGGGTGTCCAGCCTATTCCTTGTACAGCGGCCCTGATTCATGAGTTGGTAGCCAAGGGCTTGTCCATTCCAGCCATGGATATCAATACGACTTGCACCAGCTTTATCTCGGCTTTGAGTCTCATGTCTCATTTGTTGGAGGCTGGTGAGTATCATAGAATCCTCATCGTGTCCAGTGAGGTTGGAAGTTTGGGTCTCAATCCCAATCAGAAGGAAAGTTTTGAGTTGTTCAGTGACGGGGCGGCTGCTTTGATTTTTGAAGCAACAGAGGAAGAGAGAGGGGTCATCTCCAGCCTGCAGCGGACCTGGTCTGAAGGAGCTCACGATACAGAGATTCGCGGTGGATTGACATCGTTTCAGCCTAAGGAGTATTCGGATGCTACCAAGACTCACTACATGTTTGACATGAATGGTAAGAAGATTCTCTTGCTCTCTGCCAGAAAAATTCCAGAAATGTTTAAAGAATTTAAAGAAAAGAGTGGCCTCAGTCTGTCTGACTTGGATTATATCATTCCGCATCAGGCCAGTCGTGCCCTGCCAATGGTCATGCGCAGCTTGGGTATTCCTGATGATAAATACCTTAATATTGTGCAAGACTATGGGAATATGGTGTCAGTAGCAGTGCCTTTTTCTCTCTGCTATGCTCTGGAGCGTAATCTAGTCAAGGAAGGGGACACCATCGCTCTGATGGGAACAGCAGCTGGAATGACAGTTAATATGCTGGCTATGAAATTATAATACAATAAAAATAGGGTGTACAGAACCAAAAGAGGTTTTGTACACCCTGTTTAATTTTTCAAAATATGAAAAGAGCTGGAACCCATTGGGTTCCAGCAACTTCTTACAGCATTTTCAAAAGAAATTCTGCTATTTGTTCAGGACTTTCTTTTTTTCCTCTAGCAATCCACATTTGGCAGACACCAAAGAAGGCATTGGCGAGAAAGACTCTGCTGTATTCTTTTTCAAAATGATTGTAAACACGTCTACTAAAACGGTCCTGCAGACTATCTGCCAACATTACCTGCAGCTTATGGCGCAGAAAATTCTGAATCTCTTTCGTGCCGTTTTCTGTCAAAAGAGCAGCCAAGAGTGGCTCTAGCTGGAGGAACTGAAAGACCTCTGTAATCGCAGTTTGAACATCTTCTTGATTATTCTCAAAAATATATCCCAACTGATGAAAGAGGTTTTGCTGATAACGTTCAATCATATCGTACTTGTCCTTGTA encodes:
- a CDS encoding ABC transporter substrate-binding protein produces the protein MKKSYKVLLAGLATVSIIGLAACGQSKSTSESKDKKIDFILDWSPNTNHTGLYVAQEKGYFKEAGVDVDIKLPPEDSSSDLIINGKAPFGIYFQDSMAKKLDKGAEITAVAAIVEHNTSGIISKKSAGITGPKDLVGKKYGTWNDPVELGMLKTLVESQGGQFDEVEKVPNNDSNSITPIENGLFDAAWIYHGWDGIMAETQGMDTNFFYMKDYVKEFDYYSPVIIANNDYLKKNPDEAKKVLQAIKKGYQYAMEHPEEAADILIKHAPELKNKRDIVLASQKYLSEQYASDKDKWGQFEASRWNAFYKWAKDKGIVDNDLSDKGFSNDYIK
- a CDS encoding ABC transporter ATP-binding protein; the encoded protein is MTEIKLENVSYAYDEQQILKDISLQVEAGQVVAILGPSGVGKTTLFNLIAGILEVQSGRIVLDGQENPKGRVSYMLQKDLLLEHKTVLGNVILPLLIRKVSKKEATEQATQILKEFGLFDVADKYPHELSGGMRQRVALLRTYMFGHRLFLLDEAFSALDELTKMELHAWYLDIHRRLGLTTLLITHSIEEALALSDHIYILKNRPGQIVADLQLTWSDSEDKELQKLRYKQEILKILGV
- the rpsD gene encoding 30S ribosomal protein S4, which encodes MSRYTGPSWKQARRLGLSLTGTGKELARRNYVPGQHGPNNRSKLSEYGLQLAEKQKLRFTYGVGEKQFRNLFVQASKIKEGILGFNFMLLLERRLDNVVYRLGLATTRRQARQFVNHGHILVDGKRVDIPSYRVTPGQVISVREKSLKVPAILEAVEATLGRPAFVSFDAEKLEGSLTRLPERDEINPEINEALIVEFYNKML
- a CDS encoding NAD-dependent epimerase/dehydratase family protein yields the protein MVYNGNKTQTENYMKGVAMKVLVTGATGFLGKYVVEELAEQGYQVRAFGRNLKAGRQLEGPLVEFFAGDFTREEEIFAACEGVDAVVHAGALSTIWGPWEQFYQTNVVGTKLVMEACRHFGMQRLVYISSPSVYAAARDQLAIKEEAAPQENELNFYIKSKLMAERIVRSYPQVPSVILRPRGLFGIGDTSIFPRILRLSQKLAIPLIRNGQQMMDMTCVENVAFAVRLALEIPEAQGQVYNITNGESRSFKDMLDEALDGLQVRKRYVKLPAAFLGILAQGFESFYRFFHIEKEPPLTLYTYYLMRYSQTLDISAAVRDLGYQPKLTISEGIAKYVQHYREN
- a CDS encoding MBL fold metallo-hydrolase codes for the protein MSNIIEKIEYLHPGRCSSHLQQMFKGVAKKKMIFPAGVFLLKHREQGYILYDTGYSPAILKPNFKYWLYGLGTPVDMSEEERVDRLLEQKGIAPEDISYVILSHLHPDHIGGAAFFPKARFILTKTVFKTYQHAKLKDLIFKEFLPQDFESRLEVVEPQQVQAAFLYRKTVDLFGDGSIYLASVDGHAAGQACLFLPDYHLFIGADLCWGVDLLPYTEQMRFLPSLIQNNKEEYMAGVALLRQLLAVGYQVLVSHDPAERAEQILYETRNISKNL
- a CDS encoding F390 synthetase-related protein, whose translation is MKLGTFLKTFSVMRWGHRFKDRQALERYQVKALAIYREFLQQESPYFKSGIPADFKMNKAFMMEHFNELNTQGLDRDELLALALESERTRDFSPMIGEIAVGLSSGTSGHRGLFVTTEKERSMWAAAILAKMLPKGKLFGHKIAFFLRADNQLYQTVNSGLISLEYFDTFQGAEEHVERLNAYQPTILVAPASMLLELAKQVQAGNLQIAPSKVVSVAEILEEPDQQSIQEGFGLKKVDQVYQATEGFLACSCAYGNLHLNEDIVHVDKHYLDDRRFYPIITDFKRTSQPIFQYELNDILVENPEPCPCGSVFTRIDRIEGRSDDIFMFENAAGQSVEVFPDFIRRCLLLVDGIGEYQVAQKKDYSLTIAIEHRSQQREDEIIQQFQNLATDKDFLIPAISFEDYQRDRSRKLKRIYRA
- a CDS encoding 3-oxoacyl-[acyl-carrier-protein] synthase III C-terminal domain-containing protein, producing the protein MTAVKNHIKIVGYGTHLPRNTVTFKDQTRYRVVENEETQLSMAVKAIEKALEQAGLTIKDIDCIVSASAVGVQPIPCTAALIHELVAKGLSIPAMDINTTCTSFISALSLMSHLLEAGEYHRILIVSSEVGSLGLNPNQKESFELFSDGAAALIFEATEEERGVISSLQRTWSEGAHDTEIRGGLTSFQPKEYSDATKTHYMFDMNGKKILLLSARKIPEMFKEFKEKSGLSLSDLDYIIPHQASRALPMVMRSLGIPDDKYLNIVQDYGNMVSVAVPFSLCYALERNLVKEGDTIALMGTAAGMTVNMLAMKL
- a CDS encoding TetR/AcrR family transcriptional regulator — encoded protein: MLESNKRRKTKAIIERAMVSLLHKQSFDHITTVQLAQAAGISRSSFYTHYKDKYDMIERYQQNLFHQLGYIFENNQEDVQTAITEVFQFLQLEPLLAALLTENGTKEIQNFLRHKLQVMLADSLQDRFSRRVYNHFEKEYSRVFLANAFFGVCQMWIARGKKESPEQIAEFLLKML